From Halotia branconii CENA392, the proteins below share one genomic window:
- a CDS encoding NHLP bacteriocin system secretion protein, translated as MLNQKRSLFRKESLERLSSPERLDQLMQVVSPKSWLPLVALGSLVGVGIVWSIYGRIPITVEGRGVMIYPRKVVPLQSLSSGQLLVLNIKVGDIVKKGQVLATIDQVDLRKQLQLARAKLVQLETQDRNASLIQIQRQQLDTKAIQEQRLSLQQRLKIMQDLTPVLREKGLVSIGRDRLNLQRRLQILQGLLPTHKKRLENRQSLLTEGAITDDVVLEAQQQYDNARASIDEAESQLKQLDLKEADAQQQYLSNLNEIKNIQAQLQEQNSKIASLAQEDLQTTTTRKNEIQEIKREIAKLELQLSTNSQIVSQHNGRILEITVTPGQVVNAGTRLGSIDEENPSSKLVGITYFAIAEGKKIQPGMTVQITPQTVKRERFGGIVGTITSVSPFPITKEGAANVVGNPEVVEGLMSQKQEGVMQVFADLEPDSSSFSGYKWSSSTGPQLKISSGTTTVVRVKVEERAPLTYVLPILRSFSGIN; from the coding sequence ATGTTAAACCAGAAACGTAGTTTATTCCGCAAAGAGTCACTAGAGCGACTATCTTCTCCTGAAAGACTAGACCAATTAATGCAAGTTGTCAGTCCTAAAAGTTGGCTACCGCTAGTCGCTTTGGGTTCTCTAGTGGGAGTAGGCATAGTCTGGAGTATTTATGGACGTATCCCCATCACCGTTGAAGGCCGAGGAGTAATGATTTACCCACGCAAAGTTGTACCTCTGCAATCACTAAGCTCAGGACAGTTGCTTGTTCTCAATATTAAAGTTGGGGATATCGTCAAAAAGGGACAAGTATTGGCAACAATTGACCAAGTTGACTTGCGTAAGCAATTACAACTAGCACGCGCCAAATTAGTCCAATTGGAAACACAAGATCGCAACGCTAGCTTGATACAAATTCAGCGTCAGCAGCTTGATACAAAGGCAATTCAAGAGCAACGCCTAAGTCTTCAGCAAAGACTGAAGATCATGCAGGATTTAACACCAGTGTTAAGGGAAAAAGGATTGGTGTCAATAGGGCGCGATCGCCTTAACTTACAGCGACGCTTGCAAATACTCCAAGGACTGCTTCCTACCCATAAAAAGAGGCTAGAAAACCGCCAGAGCTTATTGACAGAGGGAGCGATTACTGATGATGTGGTGTTAGAAGCACAGCAACAATACGACAATGCTCGTGCCAGCATTGATGAAGCTGAATCTCAATTGAAGCAATTAGACCTTAAGGAAGCGGATGCACAACAACAATACCTCTCAAACCTGAACGAAATCAAAAACATCCAAGCTCAATTGCAAGAACAGAACAGTAAAATAGCTAGTCTAGCTCAAGAAGACTTGCAAACTACAACTACCCGCAAAAACGAGATTCAAGAAATCAAGCGAGAAATTGCCAAACTTGAACTACAACTAAGTACCAACAGTCAGATTGTCAGCCAACACAACGGACGCATTTTAGAAATCACTGTTACCCCTGGACAAGTTGTCAATGCGGGAACTCGGTTAGGGAGCATAGATGAAGAAAATCCATCTAGCAAACTGGTTGGTATAACGTATTTTGCGATCGCAGAGGGCAAGAAAATTCAACCAGGGATGACGGTTCAAATTACCCCCCAAACTGTTAAACGGGAACGCTTTGGCGGCATCGTGGGAACCATTACCAGTGTCTCGCCATTTCCCATTACTAAGGAGGGAGCTGCTAATGTGGTGGGCAATCCAGAAGTAGTGGAAGGTTTAATGTCTCAAAAACAGGAAGGAGTAATGCAAGTATTCGCTGACTTAGAGCCGGATTCCTCTAGTTTCAGTGGTTACAAATGGTCTTCTTCCACCGGACCGCAACTGAAAATCTCTTCTGGAACGACTACTGTTGTTCGAGTCAAGGTAGAAGAACGCGCTCCTTTGACGTATGTTTTACCTATTCTGAGGTCTTTCAGTGGTATCAACTAA
- a CDS encoding S8 family peptidase → MSGLIATTATLGGCVAEVQAAIFSLPIEEAAKATGVDVLRDRYGLDGTGITIGFISDSFATAKTFDTSGNLDTYATNIANGYLPSGVNVLKDFFEPYAIDEGRAIAQLIHAVAPRAKLVFHTGVGGVDVFGQSIQALAAAGADIIVDDVAYDPAIDQEPPNGLINQAIDRVFNQGIAYFTEAGNDFPYPIYGHSNNSNAVSVGAVYYGNAPSYSSRKDGTVIEQGQLEPFSSEGNPDSLKPDVVAPDGLAISFDLGGGSRSDIDPGFFSFFGTSASAPYTAAVAALLLQADPSATPTEIYNALRDTADSPVSGFDSRLGFGLIRGDKAIAALGVPKPIPEPATTLAMLCVGVIVAGLSLKRTQRKSQTIAKPSERLTLVHSSFTRLPPNT, encoded by the coding sequence ATGTCAGGGTTGATTGCGACAACTGCCACACTTGGGGGCTGTGTTGCCGAAGTTCAAGCGGCTATTTTCAGCCTACCGATTGAAGAAGCAGCCAAAGCTACAGGAGTTGATGTTTTGCGCGATCGCTACGGTCTAGATGGCACTGGAATCACCATCGGTTTCATATCTGATAGCTTTGCTACAGCAAAGACTTTCGACACCTCTGGCAACCTGGATACTTATGCAACCAACATAGCCAATGGTTACCTACCATCTGGCGTTAACGTCCTAAAAGACTTCTTTGAGCCTTATGCCATAGATGAGGGTCGCGCCATAGCCCAGCTCATTCATGCTGTGGCTCCGCGAGCTAAGTTAGTGTTCCACACAGGTGTAGGTGGTGTAGATGTCTTCGGGCAAAGCATTCAGGCTCTAGCGGCTGCTGGGGCAGATATCATAGTGGATGATGTTGCTTATGACCCTGCAATAGATCAGGAGCCTCCGAATGGATTAATCAACCAAGCAATAGATAGGGTATTCAACCAGGGCATTGCTTACTTCACTGAAGCTGGTAATGATTTCCCTTACCCAATTTATGGACACTCTAATAATTCCAATGCTGTGAGTGTTGGAGCAGTATACTACGGAAACGCACCATCCTACTCAAGCCGAAAGGATGGGACTGTTATAGAACAGGGGCAATTGGAACCCTTTTCTTCCGAAGGCAACCCAGATTCCTTAAAACCTGATGTTGTGGCTCCGGATGGGTTGGCAATTTCCTTCGACTTGGGTGGAGGGTCTCGTAGTGATATCGACCCCGGCTTTTTCAGTTTTTTTGGGACTTCTGCGTCAGCACCGTATACAGCAGCAGTAGCAGCACTGTTACTACAAGCAGACCCAAGCGCAACACCCACTGAAATCTATAACGCACTGAGAGATACGGCTGATAGCCCTGTATCTGGTTTTGACTCCAGACTAGGCTTTGGTTTAATTCGGGGAGACAAAGCGATCGCAGCACTAGGAGTACCTAAGCCAATTCCTGAACCTGCCACCACCCTAGCTATGCTGTGTGTTGGTGTTATCGTTGCAGGTTTATCTTTGAAACGCACTCAACGGAAGTCTCAGACTATCGCTAAACCTAGCGAGAGACTTACCTTAGTTCACTCAAGTTTTACACGGTTGCCGCCCAACACCTAA
- a CDS encoding MinD/ParA family ATP-binding protein, with protein MAQIIAIHSFRGGTGKSNLIANIASTMALAGQRVGIIDTDIQSPGIHVIFGLNENKMELALNDYLWGRCNIKDAAYDVTDTLVANQGNIGTVKGSLYLVPSSIKAGEIARILREGYDVVRLNDGFQELIRTLKLDYLLIDTHPGLNEETLLSIGISNVLVILLRPDNQDFQGTAVTVDVARKLRVPKMLLVINKALPSLNFLDLQQQVEKIYNVSVAGILPLSEEVVQLASNGVFSLRYLHHPITQTIKEITEQIAGVIEKQEAGVRS; from the coding sequence ATGGCACAAATTATTGCGATTCATTCATTCCGTGGTGGCACTGGTAAATCAAACTTGATTGCTAACATAGCTTCTACTATGGCGCTTGCGGGACAACGTGTAGGTATCATCGACACTGATATCCAATCGCCTGGGATTCATGTTATTTTCGGGCTTAATGAGAATAAAATGGAACTCGCTCTCAATGACTATTTATGGGGTCGTTGTAACATTAAAGATGCTGCTTACGATGTTACTGATACTCTAGTTGCAAACCAAGGAAATATAGGTACAGTCAAAGGTAGTCTTTATTTAGTTCCTTCTAGTATTAAGGCAGGTGAAATCGCCAGAATTTTACGTGAGGGATATGATGTAGTCCGGCTCAACGATGGTTTTCAAGAACTTATCCGCACTCTAAAACTGGATTACTTATTAATTGATACACACCCTGGCTTGAATGAAGAAACCTTACTTTCCATAGGTATTTCTAATGTTTTGGTGATTCTTCTGCGTCCAGATAATCAAGACTTCCAAGGCACTGCTGTAACAGTTGATGTAGCTCGTAAACTGCGAGTACCAAAAATGTTGTTGGTAATTAATAAGGCTTTACCAAGCTTGAATTTTCTCGACTTGCAACAACAGGTAGAGAAAATTTACAACGTTTCAGTGGCTGGAATTTTACCCCTTTCAGAAGAGGTAGTGCAGTTAGCAAGCAATGGTGTTTTTTCTCTGCGTTACCTTCATCATCCCATCACTCAAACAATCAAAGAAATAACTGAGCAGATTGCTGGTGTAATTGAGAAACAAGAGGCAGGAGTCAGGAGTTAG
- a CDS encoding NHLP family bacteriocin export ABC transporter peptidase/permease/ATPase subunit produces the protein MVSTNATLVKPINPLQPLQKLLQSTSRGRVKTPTLLQMEAVECGAAALGIILGYYGRIVPLPELRRECGVSRDGSKASNMLKAAKSYGLQAKGFKKELKQLQGLHPPYIVFWNFNHFLVVEGFSSSRVYLNDPATGPRHLSPQEFDEGYTGVVLVMEPGAEFIKGGRKPSMISSLWKRLQGAAGALVYCLIAGFFLTIIGLAIPVFSQIFVDEILVEQRQHWLRPLILAMAIASVLQGWLTLLRLRYLRHLKTKLAVGMSSRFLWHILRLPVSFYAQRFAGEISNRTSLNDQVADVLSGSLATTVIDAVMVIFYALIMFQYDWLLTLVVVSFAAINVFTLQWISRQRVDANQRLIQEHGKAAGASIAALQSIETLKASGLESDFFSRWSGYYTKAINSQQELGVTNQTFAVLPTLLSALSSMLLLVVGGLRVMDGHLSIGMLIAFQGLMQSFEEPVNNLVNFGSILQELEGNLIRLDDVLDNPTDPQLEKRRWGAGEVGGAGEVGGAGGAGGAGGAGEARSSSSFSAPLPRLQGYVELRNISFGYSPLEPPLIENFNLSIKPGQRVALVGGSGSGKSTVAKIVSGLYEPWTGDILFDGKPRGQIPHELLTNSVAMVEQDILLFSGTVRDNLTLWDATIADKNLMRACEDAAIEDVILSMSGGYDAELMEGAANLSGGQRQRLEIARAFVNNPTILVMDEATSALDVETEKNIDENLQRRGCTCIIVAHRLSTIRDCDEIIVLERGKVVQRGTHQELWEVEGVYSRLICTEGEALQET, from the coding sequence GTGGTATCAACTAATGCGACTTTAGTAAAACCGATTAATCCTTTGCAGCCTTTGCAAAAACTGCTGCAAAGCACAAGCAGGGGGCGCGTCAAAACCCCGACCCTCCTGCAAATGGAGGCTGTGGAATGTGGTGCTGCTGCTCTGGGAATTATTTTAGGTTACTACGGTCGGATTGTGCCGTTGCCAGAACTGCGCCGAGAGTGCGGTGTTTCTCGTGATGGTAGTAAAGCGTCCAACATGCTTAAGGCTGCCAAAAGCTATGGACTCCAGGCGAAAGGCTTTAAAAAGGAACTCAAGCAACTGCAAGGGCTGCATCCTCCCTATATTGTGTTTTGGAATTTTAATCACTTTCTAGTAGTGGAGGGATTTAGCTCTTCTCGCGTTTATCTTAACGACCCCGCGACTGGGCCGCGTCATCTATCCCCTCAGGAATTTGACGAGGGATATACCGGAGTGGTGCTGGTGATGGAACCAGGTGCAGAGTTCATCAAAGGTGGTCGTAAACCCAGCATGATTTCATCTTTGTGGAAACGATTACAAGGGGCTGCTGGTGCGCTAGTTTATTGCCTAATAGCAGGATTTTTCTTAACTATTATTGGACTGGCTATACCTGTATTTAGCCAAATTTTTGTAGACGAAATCTTGGTCGAACAACGGCAACACTGGTTGCGTCCCTTGATTTTGGCAATGGCGATCGCATCTGTACTTCAAGGGTGGCTAACGCTACTACGGTTACGATATCTGCGTCACCTGAAAACTAAGTTGGCTGTTGGCATGTCGAGTCGCTTTCTCTGGCATATTCTACGCTTACCTGTGAGCTTTTATGCCCAACGCTTTGCCGGAGAAATCAGTAACCGCACCAGTCTCAACGACCAAGTTGCTGATGTCCTTTCTGGAAGTTTGGCGACTACTGTCATTGATGCAGTGATGGTGATTTTTTACGCGCTGATCATGTTTCAATATGATTGGTTACTAACCTTAGTTGTGGTTAGTTTTGCTGCCATCAACGTCTTTACTTTGCAGTGGATTTCTCGACAAAGAGTAGATGCTAATCAGCGATTGATACAAGAACATGGTAAAGCTGCTGGTGCATCGATTGCAGCTCTCCAAAGTATAGAAACTCTCAAAGCATCAGGTTTAGAATCAGATTTCTTTTCTCGGTGGTCAGGCTATTACACTAAGGCAATTAACTCTCAACAAGAATTAGGGGTAACAAATCAAACATTTGCAGTATTACCAACGCTCTTATCTGCTCTTTCTTCCATGCTGCTGTTAGTTGTAGGTGGTTTACGGGTAATGGATGGACACCTCAGTATTGGAATGCTCATAGCCTTTCAAGGTTTAATGCAGAGTTTCGAGGAGCCTGTGAATAATCTCGTCAATTTCGGCAGCATTCTACAAGAGCTAGAAGGCAACTTGATTCGTTTGGATGATGTACTAGACAATCCAACAGATCCGCAGTTGGAGAAGAGAAGATGGGGAGCAGGGGAAGTAGGAGGAGCAGGGGAAGTAGGAGGAGCAGGGGGAGCAGGGGGAGCAGGGGGAGCAGGGGAAGCAAGATCCTCCTCATCTTTTTCTGCCCCTTTGCCCAGATTACAGGGGTATGTCGAGTTGCGGAACATCTCGTTTGGCTATAGTCCCCTTGAACCTCCGTTGATTGAAAACTTTAACCTCTCAATCAAACCCGGACAGCGAGTAGCTTTGGTAGGTGGAAGTGGTTCTGGTAAGTCTACCGTTGCCAAAATCGTCAGTGGGCTTTATGAACCTTGGACAGGAGACATTCTCTTTGATGGTAAACCTAGAGGACAAATTCCTCACGAATTACTGACTAACTCTGTTGCAATGGTTGAACAAGATATCTTGCTGTTTAGCGGTACGGTAAGGGATAACTTGACCCTCTGGGATGCCACGATCGCAGATAAAAACTTGATGCGTGCTTGTGAAGATGCGGCGATTGAGGATGTGATTCTCTCCATGTCTGGGGGATATGATGCAGAACTAATGGAAGGAGCTGCTAATTTAAGTGGAGGTCAACGACAAAGGCTAGAAATTGCCCGTGCCTTTGTGAACAACCCCACAATACTCGTCATGGATGAAGCTACCAGCGCCCTAGATGTGGAGACGGAAAAAAACATTGACGAAAATCTCCAACGACGGGGATGCACCTGTATTATTGTCGCACACCGATTAAGTACAATTCGAGACTGTGATGAAATCATCGTCTTAGAACGTGGAAAGGTAGTGCAGCGAGGCACTCATCAAGAATTGTGGGAAGTTGAGGGTGTGTACTCGCGGTTAATCTGCACTGAAGGTGAAGCATTGCAGGAAACATAA
- a CDS encoding NHLP leader peptide family RiPP precursor, which translates to MHEELKNIISQSINTRFELEQKLIQQSWEDESFKQELLTNPKTVFARELGQQLPKDIEIEVLQETDNKVYLVLPTNPISDIKSEVELTEEALESVAGGVNLFGGLVKRWNWIIRNANNLA; encoded by the coding sequence ATGCACGAAGAGCTAAAAAACATCATTTCTCAATCAATAAACACCCGCTTTGAGTTGGAGCAAAAACTCATTCAGCAGTCTTGGGAAGATGAAAGCTTTAAGCAAGAATTGCTCACCAATCCCAAGACCGTTTTTGCAAGAGAGTTAGGACAACAACTACCAAAAGATATCGAAATAGAAGTACTCCAAGAAACTGATAATAAAGTTTACTTGGTACTTCCTACCAATCCTATATCAGATATCAAGTCCGAAGTAGAATTAACTGAGGAAGCTCTAGAAAGTGTGGCAGGCGGTGTCAACTTATTTGGTGGACTAGTAAAAAGATGGAATTGGATTATTCGCAATGCAAATAACTTAGCATAA
- a CDS encoding radical SAM family RiPP maturation amino acid epimerase — MMQVSNSLEKKELFSTNISQIRQTLKKWITNDELHWTEKLSDEVLMQELIQISQIQRFSQKWQADPELKKQLLIDSHQAVARYNLNINPEEIRVLWDKTHTQKENQADSISLSLKNYRNLINDEVRQAYEIQRIAGSSIEPSYKAWRERQMTRAASELNQLPQTLPEIHFPIAFELSKGCSVGCWFCGVSAPRLGDIFIYNQENARLWREVLELMKEILGPAAGTGFCYCASDPFDNPDYEKFCDDFHAILGIFPPTTTAQPLKNPDRTRFLLKLSLEKGCILNRFSILSLKMLDQVCNEFSSEELAFVDFVLQNKEADIPKSYSGRAREHNHRKAEKSQEILNNTLAGSTACVSGFLFNMVDRSVKLISPCNADERWPLGYRVYEKGTFTNADDLKILLKRMINTHMPLTLRPNDRISFRRDLKYENLPDGFQVSTKFHKHKFQNASYIRQLGEVIYKGDKTAEEIALLFNVCGIPSATIYHFLNLIFEHGVLDDEPKM; from the coding sequence ATGATGCAAGTAAGTAATAGTTTAGAAAAAAAAGAATTATTTAGCACGAATATTAGTCAAATAAGACAGACTCTTAAAAAATGGATAACTAATGATGAACTTCATTGGACTGAAAAATTATCTGATGAAGTTTTAATGCAAGAATTAATACAAATAAGTCAAATTCAGCGTTTCAGTCAAAAGTGGCAGGCCGATCCAGAATTAAAAAAACAGTTACTTATAGATTCACATCAAGCTGTTGCTAGATATAACCTGAACATTAATCCTGAAGAAATAAGGGTACTATGGGATAAAACTCATACTCAAAAAGAAAATCAAGCAGATTCAATTTCTCTATCTTTAAAAAACTACCGAAATCTGATCAATGATGAAGTAAGGCAAGCCTACGAGATACAACGTATTGCAGGTTCCTCAATCGAACCTAGTTACAAAGCATGGCGTGAGCGGCAGATGACTCGTGCTGCAAGTGAACTCAATCAACTTCCTCAGACGCTACCTGAGATACATTTCCCAATAGCTTTTGAACTTAGCAAAGGATGTTCTGTAGGATGCTGGTTTTGTGGTGTTTCTGCACCTCGTCTCGGAGATATTTTCATATATAACCAGGAAAATGCTAGGCTATGGCGCGAAGTCCTCGAATTAATGAAAGAGATACTTGGACCTGCTGCTGGAACAGGCTTCTGTTACTGTGCGAGCGATCCATTTGATAACCCAGACTATGAAAAATTCTGCGATGATTTCCACGCAATCTTAGGAATTTTTCCGCCAACTACAACTGCTCAACCTCTAAAAAATCCAGATCGTACAAGATTTTTGTTGAAGCTTTCTTTAGAAAAAGGCTGCATTTTGAATCGCTTCTCAATTCTTTCATTAAAAATGTTAGACCAAGTTTGTAATGAATTTAGTTCAGAAGAGTTAGCTTTCGTTGATTTCGTACTTCAAAATAAAGAGGCAGATATTCCCAAATCCTATTCTGGTCGTGCGCGTGAACATAATCACAGAAAAGCAGAAAAAAGTCAGGAAATACTAAATAATACCTTGGCAGGATCTACTGCCTGTGTAAGTGGCTTCTTGTTCAACATGGTTGACCGGAGTGTTAAACTCATTAGTCCCTGCAATGCTGATGAACGTTGGCCATTGGGTTATCGGGTTTACGAAAAGGGTACTTTTACTAACGCTGATGATTTAAAAATTCTCCTTAAGAGAATGATAAACACTCACATGCCACTTACTCTTAGACCCAATGACCGCATTAGTTTCCGTCGAGATTTGAAATATGAAAATTTACCAGATGGGTTTCAAGTCTCAACCAAATTTCACAAACATAAGTTTCAGAATGCTTCTTACATCAGGCAACTAGGAGAAGTTATCTACAAGGGAGATAAAACAGCAGAAGAAATTGCTTTGTTGTTTAATGTCTGTGGCATTCCATCAGCAACTATATATCATTTTCTAAATTTGATATTCGAGCATGGAGTTCTAGATGATGAACCAAAAATGTAA
- a CDS encoding cyclic nucleotide-binding domain-containing protein, whose product MTEVLLKELTNSDIDWMIAIGHQREIAAGTVLIQEGKTINSLHILLDGMLTVTAAEPDNNPLTRAFAAIEGIETPNREIARLSSGEVVGEVPFVSTRLTATTVKAVEKSLVLSIPQQELAAKLQQDVGFASRFYRAIAIILSDRIQSIINQLGRSHIAPGQPLKDVLFVLGKLHDSDIDWIMACGTQHKIAANTVLIHEQKPVDALYILISGIMSLSVSDDERNPLARAFAAIENSEVANREIAKLSKGEIIGETLFIDGRLPATTIKAIENSIVLSISRQQVAAKLQQDIGFASRFYQVIATLLSHRFQGMLSRLGYSRRVYSQGQTLNENMEYEDELDASVLDRMALAGKRFEWMQERLRVS is encoded by the coding sequence ATGACAGAAGTCCTACTTAAAGAATTAACTAACAGTGACATCGATTGGATGATTGCTATAGGTCATCAAAGAGAAATAGCCGCTGGCACTGTACTCATTCAAGAAGGGAAAACTATTAATTCCTTACATATCCTACTAGATGGAATGTTAACAGTTACTGCTGCTGAACCTGACAACAATCCTCTGACTCGTGCTTTTGCAGCCATCGAAGGTATTGAAACTCCCAATCGAGAAATTGCAAGATTATCTAGTGGTGAGGTTGTTGGAGAAGTTCCCTTTGTCAGTACTCGCCTGACAGCTACAACCGTCAAGGCTGTAGAAAAATCGCTAGTATTGTCAATTCCTCAACAAGAATTAGCAGCAAAATTGCAGCAAGATGTTGGTTTTGCTTCGCGCTTTTATCGAGCGATCGCGATTATACTTTCAGATAGAATACAAAGCATCATCAATCAACTTGGTCGTAGCCATATAGCTCCAGGACAACCATTAAAAGATGTGTTATTTGTATTAGGAAAATTGCATGATAGTGACATCGATTGGATAATGGCTTGTGGGACTCAACACAAAATTGCCGCTAATACCGTACTTATCCATGAACAAAAGCCTGTGGATGCACTTTATATCCTAATAAGTGGCATCATGTCACTCTCTGTTTCTGATGATGAACGTAATCCATTAGCTCGTGCTTTTGCCGCTATAGAAAATAGTGAAGTTGCAAATCGAGAGATAGCAAAATTATCGAAAGGTGAAATTATAGGAGAAACACTCTTCATTGATGGTCGCTTACCTGCTACAACCATTAAGGCTATTGAAAACTCAATAGTTTTGTCTATTTCACGACAGCAAGTAGCAGCAAAGTTACAGCAAGATATCGGATTTGCATCTCGTTTTTATCAAGTGATTGCTACTTTACTTTCTCATAGATTTCAAGGAATGCTTAGTCGCCTTGGTTATAGCAGGCGCGTTTATAGTCAAGGCCAAACACTAAATGAAAATATGGAATATGAAGATGAACTTGATGCCAGTGTTTTGGATCGTATGGCGTTGGCTGGAAAAAGATTTGAATGGATGCAGGAACGGTTAAGAGTGAGTTGA
- a CDS encoding cache domain-containing protein produces the protein MKRLHRLLCPPAWSIAAKISAALVSVALIPMSFTTYYNLRHSLDSVEAGEYRKLELLATSTASRLDQLIIDIQHVVIQVSRDRNVVNFLAASTSSKREALRPQLQQTLQNVFRSNPEFDAVFVMDKQGRAIAASDLKFLGQNYAFREYFRSSIQGKSYISSILVGETTKRPGMFFSVPVRSPSGKIVGVTVLKIKGEGIWTIANALQVGSQYTFLIDQQGVIISHFNKSLLYHSLAPLPPEILKQVVKDRRYALDQIQSLGIPELQVMVKAKHAGHTTYRFPPQQMPRIVGFAPLQKQPWVLGVSQPKENFIEPLKRLMWLHGGSVLIVGGITAIIALLLARRISQPIYALTATAQALEQDDFDSQVLELRPRLEKLAHTQDDIGQLVRVFLGMAEQVRMRDQKLKMQVQELHIEIDETKRASNVAEITENEHFRQLQKKIQKLREHEVTVSETETDYYQRLQTQVQSLKERSLNCEA, from the coding sequence ATGAAGCGTTTACATCGGTTACTTTGCCCACCTGCTTGGTCTATAGCTGCCAAAATATCAGCAGCGTTGGTGTCAGTTGCCCTCATACCGATGAGCTTCACCACCTACTACAACCTGCGCCATAGCTTAGATAGTGTGGAGGCTGGCGAATATCGCAAACTGGAACTGTTAGCCACCAGTACTGCTAGTCGCCTCGACCAGTTAATTATTGATATTCAACATGTTGTTATCCAAGTTAGTCGCGATCGCAATGTCGTAAATTTTCTAGCAGCTTCCACGTCTTCTAAGCGAGAAGCCCTCCGCCCTCAATTGCAACAAACGCTACAAAATGTCTTCCGTTCTAACCCTGAGTTTGATGCTGTTTTTGTCATGGATAAACAAGGTCGTGCGATCGCCGCTAGTGATCTTAAATTCCTTGGTCAAAACTATGCTTTCCGTGAATATTTCCGTTCCAGCATCCAAGGCAAATCTTATATTTCTAGCATTCTGGTAGGGGAAACAACAAAACGACCAGGTATGTTTTTCTCTGTGCCAGTGCGATCGCCTAGTGGCAAAATTGTCGGAGTCACAGTACTGAAAATTAAAGGAGAAGGTATCTGGACGATCGCAAATGCGTTACAAGTAGGTTCCCAATATACCTTTTTGATTGACCAACAGGGAGTAATTATCAGTCATTTTAATAAATCTCTCCTTTATCATAGCCTCGCTCCCCTACCGCCTGAGATATTAAAACAGGTTGTTAAGGACAGGCGTTACGCTCTAGATCAAATTCAGAGCTTAGGTATTCCAGAATTGCAGGTGATGGTGAAAGCTAAACACGCAGGTCATACTACCTATCGCTTTCCACCTCAGCAAATGCCCCGGATAGTTGGCTTTGCACCTTTGCAAAAACAACCTTGGGTATTGGGTGTCAGCCAGCCCAAAGAAAATTTTATCGAGCCATTGAAGCGCCTGATGTGGCTGCATGGTGGCAGTGTATTGATTGTGGGGGGAATTACAGCCATCATTGCGTTACTCTTAGCACGGAGAATTTCTCAACCAATTTACGCCCTCACAGCCACAGCACAAGCATTAGAGCAGGATGATTTTGATTCTCAGGTATTGGAATTGCGTCCAAGATTGGAGAAATTAGCTCATACCCAAGACGACATAGGCCAATTAGTACGTGTTTTCTTGGGGATGGCTGAACAAGTGAGGATGCGAGATCAAAAGCTCAAAATGCAAGTTCAGGAACTGCACATTGAGATTGACGAGACTAAAAGAGCTAGCAACGTTGCGGAAATTACGGAAAACGAACATTTCCGGCAGTTACAAAAAAAGATTCAAAAGCTCAGAGAACACGAAGTAACTGTTAGCGAAACTGAGACAGATTACTATCAGAGATTGCAGACTCAGGTGCAATCCCTTAAAGAGCGATCGCTAAACTGTGAGGCATAA